One Microtus pennsylvanicus isolate mMicPen1 chromosome 3, mMicPen1.hap1, whole genome shotgun sequence DNA window includes the following coding sequences:
- the Slc25a51 gene encoding mitochondrial nicotinamide adenine dinucleotide transporter SLC25A51: MSQVKTFPQRRKTVSTMMDSEAHDKRPPMLTSSNQDLSPHIADVGEIKHYFCGCCAAFNNVAITYPVQKILFRQQLYGLKTRDAILQLRRDGFRNLYRGILPPLMQKTTTLALMFGLYEDLSRLLRKHVSGAPEFATRSVAALLAGTTEAILTPFERVQTLLQDHKHHDKFTNTYQAFRALRCHGIAEYYRGFVPILFRNGFSNILFFGLRGPIKEHLPTATTNSEHLVNDFICGGVLGAMLGFLSFPINVVKARIQSQIGGPFQSFPMVFKTIWLERDRKLINLFRGAHLNYHRSLISWGIINATYEFLLKIV, translated from the exons ATGTCACAG GTTAAAACATTTCCCCAGAGAAGAAAGACCGTAAGCACCATGATGGACTCAGAAGCGCATGATAAGAGGCCCCCAATGTTGACCTCTTCAAACCAGGATCTGTCTCCTCACATTGCAGACGTGGGTGAGATAAAGCATTACTTCTGTGGCTGCTGCGCAGCGTTCAACAACGTGGCCATCACGTACCCGGTTCAGAAGATCCTCTTTCGGCAGCAGCTGTACGGCCTCAAAACCCGGGATGCGATACTCCAGCTGAGGAGGGATGGGTTTCGAAACTTGTATCGTGGGATCCTCCCCCCACTGATGCAGAAGACAACCACGCTGGCGCTTATGTTTGGTCTGTATGAGGACCTGTCACGCCTGCTCCGCAAGCACGTGAGCGGTGCTCCCGAGTTTGCCACCAGAAGTGTGGCGGCGCTGCTTGCCGGGACAACAGAAGCCATTCTCACTCCATTCGAAAGGGTTCAGACTTTGCTTCAGGACCACAAGCATCACGATAAGTTCACAAACACTTACCAGGCCTTCCGGGCCCTGAGATGCCACGGAATTGCAGAGTATTACCGAGGCTTTGTGCCTATCCTTTTCCGAAATGGATTCAGCAATATCCTTTTTTTTGGCCTTCGAGGGCCCATTAAAGAGCATCTGCCTACTGCCACCACGAATAGTGAGCATTTGGTCAACGACTTTATCTGTGGAGGTGTGCTGGGTGCCATGCTGGGCTTCCTGAGCTTCCCAATTAATGTTGTGAAGGCTCGGATCCAGTCTCAGATTGGCGGGCCGTTCCAGTCTTTCCCCATGGTTTTCAAGACAATCTGGCTCGAGCGGGACAGGAAGCTGATCAATCTCTTCAGAGGCGCCCATCTCAATTACCATCGCTCTCTCATCTCCTGGGGAATAATCAATGCCACCTATGAGTTTTTGTTAAAGATTGTATGA